A single window of Hymenobacter sp. APR13 DNA harbors:
- a CDS encoding ParA family protein, whose translation MAKIIALSNQKGGVGKTTSTVNIGAGLARAGHKVVLIDLDPQINLTRGLRLDHSENNIYGALLGEYAFRAQPLQPNLAVVPGAPALSSFDKVKGDELDREYLLKDLLTPILDKCDFILLDCPPALGLITLNAYACADSLLIPLEAQLYATDGLEKVLELVSRVQRRLNPTLKIDGIFFTRFDGRKILRRETAEAIREKYPELVLRNVIRETIGLGEAPHLGQDIFSYAPNSSGATDYQQLIAEILTR comes from the coding sequence ATGGCTAAAATCATTGCACTGAGCAACCAGAAAGGGGGCGTTGGTAAAACCACTTCCACCGTGAACATCGGCGCCGGCCTGGCCCGTGCCGGCCATAAGGTGGTGCTGATTGACCTTGACCCGCAGATCAACCTGACGCGCGGCCTGCGCCTCGACCACTCCGAAAACAACATCTACGGCGCGCTGCTGGGCGAATACGCGTTCCGGGCCCAGCCGCTGCAGCCCAACCTGGCCGTGGTGCCCGGGGCCCCGGCGCTGTCGAGCTTCGACAAGGTGAAGGGCGACGAGCTGGACCGCGAGTATCTGCTCAAGGACCTGCTCACGCCCATCCTCGACAAGTGCGACTTCATTCTGCTGGACTGCCCGCCGGCCCTGGGGCTGATTACGCTCAACGCCTACGCCTGCGCCGACTCGCTGCTGATTCCGCTGGAGGCGCAGCTCTACGCCACCGACGGCCTGGAAAAGGTGCTGGAGCTGGTCTCGCGGGTACAGCGCCGCCTCAACCCGACCCTGAAGATTGACGGCATCTTTTTCACCCGCTTCGACGGCCGCAAGATTCTGCGGCGCGAAACGGCCGAAGCCATCCGCGAGAAATACCCCGAGCTGGTGCTGCGCAACGTCATTCGCGAAACCATCGGGCTGGGGGAGGCTCCCCACCTGGGCCAGGACATCTTCTCCTACGCCCCCAACAGCTCCGGCGCTACCGACTACCAGCAGCTCATTGCCGAAATCCTCACCCGCTAA
- a CDS encoding carboxymuconolactone decarboxylase family protein, which translates to MPAPLVAPLPADANPEVAALATFFNETLGFCPNSVLTMQHRPALATAFIELNKAVMANQGRVSSALKRLIGYISSHATGCQYCQAHTMLAAGRYGAEQEQLDHIWAYATHPAFSPAERAALEFAVAASSVPNAVNEAIGANLCRHWDEGEIVEILGVVSLFGFLNRWNDSMGTTLEPGAAALGERQLAPKGWSAGKHA; encoded by the coding sequence ATGCCTGCCCCCCTGGTTGCCCCGTTGCCCGCCGATGCCAACCCCGAAGTGGCCGCGCTGGCCACCTTCTTCAACGAAACACTGGGCTTTTGCCCCAACAGCGTGCTCACCATGCAGCACCGCCCGGCCCTCGCTACGGCGTTCATTGAGCTCAACAAGGCCGTGATGGCAAACCAGGGCCGCGTGAGCAGCGCCCTCAAGCGGCTGATTGGCTATATCAGCTCGCACGCTACCGGCTGCCAGTACTGCCAGGCCCACACCATGCTGGCCGCCGGCCGCTACGGGGCCGAACAGGAGCAGCTGGACCATATCTGGGCGTACGCCACCCACCCGGCCTTCAGCCCGGCCGAGCGGGCGGCGCTGGAGTTTGCTGTGGCTGCTTCCTCGGTGCCCAACGCCGTGAACGAAGCCATCGGTGCCAACCTGTGCCGTCACTGGGACGAGGGCGAAATCGTGGAAATTCTGGGCGTGGTGAGTCTGTTTGGCTTTCTTAACCGCTGGAACGATTCCATGGGCACCACCCTGGAGCCCGGTGCCGCGGCCCTGGGCGAGCGGCAGCTGGCGCCCAAAGGCTGGTCGGCGGGCAAGCACGCCTGA
- a CDS encoding response regulator transcription factor: protein MTTTSKRALIVEDDADIAHLLQVNLRAIDCRADIAVTGPEGLRQATEEPFDVIILDVMLPGLSGLEVCRRLRQQHITTPILMLTSKVEEMDKVRALDLGADDYLTKPFSVRELLARVKARLRRSAPDKEPGFAGGAGAVLRRGDLALNLEQHRLTVAARPVELTAKEFDLLALLMRHPGRAYSRTELLDLVWGHSYAGYEHTVNSHINRLRLKIEQSPANPRYVLTVWGVGYKLSDELPALPEAGP from the coding sequence ATGACGACAACTTCCAAGCGTGCCCTCATCGTGGAAGACGATGCCGACATTGCCCACCTGCTGCAGGTGAATCTGCGCGCCATCGACTGCCGGGCCGACATTGCCGTGACCGGGCCGGAAGGACTGCGCCAGGCCACGGAGGAGCCGTTCGACGTCATCATTCTCGACGTGATGCTGCCCGGCCTCAGCGGCCTGGAGGTGTGCCGCCGCCTCCGCCAGCAGCACATCACCACGCCCATTCTCATGCTCACCAGCAAGGTGGAGGAGATGGACAAGGTGCGGGCCCTGGATCTGGGGGCCGACGACTACCTGACCAAGCCCTTCAGCGTGCGGGAGCTGCTGGCCCGCGTGAAGGCCCGCCTGCGCCGCTCGGCCCCCGACAAGGAGCCCGGCTTCGCGGGCGGGGCCGGGGCGGTGCTGCGCCGCGGCGACCTGGCCCTGAACCTGGAGCAGCACCGCCTGACGGTGGCCGCCCGCCCGGTGGAGCTGACGGCCAAGGAGTTTGACCTGCTGGCCTTGCTCATGCGCCACCCCGGCCGGGCCTACTCGCGCACCGAGCTGCTGGATCTGGTGTGGGGCCACTCCTACGCCGGCTACGAGCATACGGTCAACTCCCACATCAACCGCCTGCGCCTCAAGATCGAGCAAAGCCCGGCCAACCCCCGCTACGTGCTCACGGTGTGGGGCGTGGGCTACAAGCTCAGCGACGAGCTGCCGGCGCTGCCGGAAGCGGGCCCATGA
- a CDS encoding sensor histidine kinase, whose protein sequence is MMRRWLRSLRGRLSVLFAVVLLGSTGAYVLLLSEASAKYVAEVMQQRNRPLAASVAQVLRIDAATNEISPEAIRATFASAMVINPNIKLYLLGLDGRIMNASAAPNEVKLTRVPMAPVRAFLGGRAPFPIFGADPRHPGQPRPFSVAPLRSSTGGIHCYLYVTLGEGLALPEAASMRESYIMGLLLRALGLAVAAALLVGLVLISLLTKDLRQLLAAVRRLQAGDYAARVPAPRGGDELAELAGAFNDMAARTQAAVASLRQTDELRRELVANISHDLRTPLTSIEGYAETILLRQHLLSAQEQQSYIQTIFKNTQSLKRLVSELFELSKLEARQTVPQPEPFSVPELVQDVVLKLQPEARARGITLGLACARAVPFAYADIGLMERVLQNLLENALRYTPAGGKVQVAVAAPPAGTARIPLHIRDTGRGISAADLPHVFNRFYRSDQVRAKSKDGLGLGLAIARKIVELHEGDLVVSSQEGTGTCFSFSLPTCR, encoded by the coding sequence ATGATGCGGCGGTGGTTAAGGAGCCTGCGTGGCCGCCTGTCGGTGCTGTTTGCCGTGGTGCTGCTGGGCAGCACCGGGGCCTACGTGCTGCTGCTGTCGGAGGCGTCGGCCAAGTACGTGGCCGAGGTGATGCAACAGCGCAACCGGCCCCTGGCCGCCTCCGTGGCCCAGGTGCTGCGCATCGACGCGGCCACCAACGAAATTTCGCCCGAGGCCATCCGCGCGACGTTTGCCTCCGCCATGGTCATCAACCCCAACATCAAGCTCTATCTGCTGGGGCTGGATGGGCGCATCATGAACGCCTCGGCCGCGCCCAACGAGGTGAAGCTCACGCGGGTGCCCATGGCCCCGGTGCGGGCGTTTCTGGGCGGGCGGGCGCCTTTCCCGATTTTCGGGGCCGACCCGCGCCACCCCGGGCAGCCGCGGCCGTTTTCGGTGGCCCCGCTGCGCAGCAGCACCGGCGGCATCCACTGCTACCTGTACGTGACGCTGGGTGAGGGACTGGCCCTGCCGGAGGCGGCGTCCATGCGCGAAAGCTACATCATGGGCCTGCTGCTGCGGGCGCTGGGCCTGGCCGTGGCGGCGGCCCTGCTCGTGGGGCTGGTGCTGATTTCGCTGCTCACCAAAGACCTGCGCCAGCTGCTGGCCGCCGTGCGCCGCCTGCAGGCCGGCGACTACGCCGCCCGCGTGCCGGCCCCGCGCGGGGGCGACGAGCTGGCCGAGCTGGCCGGGGCGTTCAACGACATGGCCGCCCGCACCCAGGCGGCCGTGGCCTCGCTCCGGCAAACCGATGAGCTGCGGCGCGAGCTGGTGGCCAACATTTCCCACGACCTGCGCACGCCCCTGACCAGCATCGAAGGCTACGCCGAAACCATTCTGCTCCGGCAGCACCTGCTCAGCGCGCAGGAGCAGCAGTCGTACATCCAGACCATCTTTAAGAACACCCAGAGTCTGAAGCGGCTGGTGTCGGAGCTGTTTGAGTTGAGCAAGCTCGAAGCCCGCCAGACGGTGCCGCAGCCCGAGCCGTTTTCGGTGCCCGAGCTGGTGCAGGACGTGGTGCTCAAGCTGCAGCCCGAAGCCCGGGCCCGCGGCATCACCCTGGGCCTAGCCTGCGCCCGCGCCGTGCCCTTCGCCTACGCCGACATCGGCCTGATGGAGCGGGTGCTGCAAAACCTGCTCGAAAACGCCCTGCGCTACACGCCGGCCGGGGGGAAGGTGCAGGTGGCCGTGGCCGCGCCGCCCGCGGGCACTGCCCGCATTCCGCTGCACATCCGCGACACCGGCCGCGGCATTTCCGCCGCCGACCTGCCCCACGTCTTCAACCGCTTCTACCGCTCCGACCAGGTGCGGGCCAAGAGCAAGGACGGCCTGGGTTTGGGGCTGGCCATTGCCCGCAAAATCGTGGAGCTGCACGAGGGCGACCTGGTGGTGAGCAGCCAGGAGGGCACCGGCACGTGCTTTTCGTTTTCGTTGCCGACGTGCCGGTAG